A genomic segment from Tuwongella immobilis encodes:
- a CDS encoding DUF1559 family PulG-like putative transporter, translating into MIRVIRQSPRTRFSWNRSPRQGFALRDLLVGVVFAVGLLGLALPAVMSLRSVADRAKCADHLRNIGQGARGYATQNQQTLPRDRVVAPRSSWNTEILPYIGQEALARQYRFEKEWYDASPFGQGAGNRAVAQARVPIFLCPAAPSANRQVLTQSPDAPNAPFRAGATDYVGSAGAYYLNNDPASLHSGAMQHRKITRRIREADVQDGTSFTLLVVEMADKPNQWHAGKLKDDRADVPQMPALAGQWAAPNWNHLRSHSWDGQAPFGPCAVNCSNGAAIYAFHPNGANALFVDGSVRFLRSGMSQEMLIALVSIAGGELLSATDF; encoded by the coding sequence ATGATTCGAGTGATTCGACAATCTCCCCGCACGCGATTCTCCTGGAATCGATCTCCCCGGCAGGGCTTTGCACTCCGCGATTTGCTGGTTGGGGTGGTGTTCGCCGTTGGCCTGCTCGGACTGGCGTTGCCTGCCGTGATGAGCCTGCGATCCGTCGCCGATCGGGCGAAATGTGCCGATCATCTGCGGAACATCGGGCAGGGGGCTCGTGGCTATGCGACGCAGAATCAGCAGACCTTGCCCCGCGATCGAGTCGTTGCTCCGCGATCGAGTTGGAATACCGAAATTCTCCCCTACATCGGCCAGGAGGCGCTCGCCCGGCAATACCGATTCGAGAAGGAATGGTACGATGCCTCGCCGTTCGGGCAGGGGGCTGGGAATCGGGCGGTGGCCCAAGCGCGGGTGCCAATCTTTCTGTGTCCTGCGGCCCCATCGGCGAATCGTCAGGTATTGACGCAATCGCCAGATGCCCCGAATGCACCCTTTCGCGCGGGGGCGACGGATTACGTTGGTTCCGCTGGGGCGTACTACCTCAACAATGATCCCGCCAGTCTGCACTCCGGGGCGATGCAGCATCGCAAGATCACGCGGCGGATTCGTGAAGCCGATGTGCAAGATGGCACCAGTTTCACGCTGTTGGTCGTCGAGATGGCCGACAAGCCGAATCAGTGGCACGCCGGGAAATTGAAAGACGATCGTGCGGATGTGCCGCAAATGCCCGCGCTGGCCGGACAGTGGGCCGCCCCCAACTGGAATCATCTGCGGTCGCACTCCTGGGATGGCCAAGCGCCGTTCGGGCCGTGTGCCGTCAATTGCAGCAACGGCGCTGCGATTTATGCCTTCCATCCCAACGGCGCAAATGCGTTGTTTGTCGATGGTTCGGTTCGCTTCCTCCGCTCTGGCATGTCTCAAGAAATGCTCATCGCTTTGGTCAGCATTGCTGGCGGGGAATTGCTCTCCGCCACCGATTTCTGA
- a CDS encoding DUF1501 domain-containing protein, translated as MNPQEWMRTDVNRRTFLARGGLALGTTALGALLQPKLFAGNPLATAKGAIQPHHPAKAKRVIYLYMAGGPSHLETLDYKPMLAKMAGQPMPESITKGQPIAQLQGAKLTCFPPQHPFGKYGKSGQEICSVFPHLAKHADDLCIVRSLYTEAINHDPAHTFMNTGTTISGRPSMGSWLWYGLGAETDSLPGFVVMTSTGRAGQQQPIAARQWHSGFLPSNFQGVEFRSKGDPVLYVGRPNGVTSERQRDVVDATQALNQLFDSSANDPEIATRVAQYEMAFRMQTSVPDLMDLRKEDAKTLELYGTKGGDGSFAANCLLARRLAERGVRFIQLYHRDWDQHGGLKQQMEVVAKEVDQGMAALLTDLKQRDMLKDTLVIWGGEFGRTPMAQGNGRDHHMKGFSMWMAGGGIKPGISYGATDEFGYHAAENRVSVHDLHATMLHLLGIDHERLTFFYQGRNFRLTDVSGNVIRPILA; from the coding sequence ATGAATCCACAAGAATGGATGCGAACCGACGTCAATCGGCGGACGTTTCTGGCCCGTGGTGGTTTGGCCCTGGGCACGACCGCGCTGGGTGCGTTGCTGCAACCCAAGTTGTTTGCTGGCAATCCGTTAGCGACAGCGAAGGGGGCAATTCAGCCGCATCATCCGGCCAAGGCGAAGCGGGTGATTTACCTGTACATGGCCGGTGGTCCGAGCCACCTGGAAACGCTCGATTACAAGCCGATGCTGGCGAAAATGGCCGGTCAGCCGATGCCAGAATCGATTACCAAGGGGCAGCCGATTGCCCAATTGCAGGGTGCGAAGCTGACCTGCTTTCCGCCGCAGCATCCGTTTGGGAAGTATGGGAAATCGGGGCAGGAAATCTGTTCGGTGTTCCCGCACTTGGCCAAACATGCAGATGATCTGTGCATCGTGCGTTCGTTGTATACGGAAGCGATCAATCACGATCCGGCGCACACATTCATGAACACAGGGACGACCATTTCCGGTCGTCCGAGTATGGGGTCATGGCTGTGGTACGGATTGGGAGCGGAAACCGATAGCCTGCCAGGGTTTGTGGTGATGACCTCCACCGGGCGGGCGGGGCAGCAGCAGCCGATTGCTGCGCGCCAATGGCACTCGGGATTTCTGCCGAGCAACTTCCAAGGGGTCGAATTCCGCTCCAAGGGGGATCCGGTGCTGTATGTCGGACGGCCCAACGGGGTGACGTCGGAGCGGCAGCGGGATGTCGTGGATGCGACGCAGGCGTTGAATCAATTGTTTGATTCTTCGGCAAATGATCCCGAAATTGCCACGCGAGTCGCCCAATACGAAATGGCGTTCCGCATGCAGACGAGTGTGCCGGACTTGATGGATCTCCGCAAAGAAGATGCCAAGACGCTGGAGCTGTACGGCACCAAGGGCGGCGATGGCTCGTTCGCGGCGAACTGTCTCTTGGCGCGTCGGCTGGCGGAACGTGGCGTGCGATTCATTCAGTTGTACCATCGCGATTGGGATCAACACGGCGGGCTGAAGCAGCAAATGGAAGTGGTCGCCAAGGAAGTCGATCAGGGGATGGCGGCGTTGCTGACCGATCTGAAGCAGCGGGATATGCTCAAAGATACGTTGGTGATTTGGGGCGGCGAGTTTGGTCGCACGCCGATGGCTCAGGGCAACGGCCGCGATCACCACATGAAAGGGTTCAGCATGTGGATGGCGGGTGGCGGCATCAAGCCGGGCATCAGCTACGGGGCGACGGACGAATTTGGCTATCACGCGGCGGAAAATCGCGTGAGCGTGCATGATCTGCATGCGACGATGCTGCATCTGCTGGGCATCGATCACGAGCGGCTGACGTTCTTTTACCAGGGGCGGAATTTCCGATTGACGGACGTTTCCGGCAACGTGATCCGACCGATTCTGGCGTGA
- a CDS encoding glycosyltransferase translates to MPLTPPFATRWRLAKVRRWSYRNPIAWLRFRHSTILGGTRMARIVLATFGSFGDLHPYIAVALELQRRGHTPVVATSPAYRAKVESLGLEFAPVRPDLPDPSEYGPFLKRMMHPSKGTQRLMTEFFLPQLANSFADTLAAANGADLLIGHPITFTVRLVAESRGIPWISSVLAPISFLSAYDPPAVPVIPGLAEWRFLGPWFFRGFFDFAKRATHAWGAPWHALRAELGLPPIRENPLFDAQHSPHRVLAMFSQHYAAPQVDWPTQTHVTGFPWYDRNANDALPDDVRDFLDAGDPPLVFTLGTAAVFDAGSFYVHAMEAARRLKRRAILMIGTDERNRPTQLPDSIRVVEYAPYSQLFPRAAAVIHQGGIGTTAQAMRAGVPMLVVPFAHDQHDNAARIRRLGVGGKLKRSRWSPRAAVAALQPLLHDPAIAQRANELGHRIHEESGAAIAADRIEADWQEFSRG, encoded by the coding sequence ATGCCACTCACCCCGCCATTCGCAACGCGGTGGCGATTGGCCAAAGTGCGCCGTTGGTCGTACCGTAACCCCATCGCGTGGCTGCGATTCCGCCACAGCACGATTCTCGGGGGCACACGCATGGCACGCATCGTCTTGGCGACCTTTGGCTCGTTTGGCGATCTGCACCCGTATATCGCCGTGGCACTGGAGTTGCAGCGCCGCGGGCACACACCCGTCGTGGCGACTTCCCCCGCATATCGTGCGAAAGTTGAATCGTTGGGGCTGGAATTCGCTCCGGTGCGGCCCGATTTGCCGGACCCCAGCGAATACGGCCCATTTCTGAAGCGGATGATGCACCCCTCCAAGGGGACACAGCGGCTGATGACGGAATTCTTCCTGCCGCAATTGGCCAATAGTTTCGCAGATACGCTGGCTGCCGCGAACGGAGCGGATCTTCTGATCGGTCACCCAATTACCTTCACCGTTCGCCTGGTGGCCGAATCGCGGGGCATTCCGTGGATTTCGAGTGTGCTGGCACCGATCAGTTTTTTATCCGCATATGATCCGCCTGCGGTTCCGGTGATTCCCGGTCTCGCCGAGTGGCGGTTTCTCGGGCCGTGGTTCTTTCGTGGGTTCTTCGATTTCGCCAAGCGGGCGACACATGCGTGGGGCGCTCCCTGGCATGCGTTGCGGGCCGAACTCGGTCTGCCGCCGATTCGGGAGAATCCGCTGTTTGATGCCCAGCATTCGCCGCATCGCGTCCTGGCGATGTTCTCCCAGCATTACGCCGCCCCGCAGGTCGATTGGCCCACGCAAACGCACGTCACCGGCTTTCCGTGGTATGATCGCAATGCGAACGATGCGCTGCCCGACGATGTCCGCGATTTCCTGGATGCCGGTGATCCGCCGCTGGTGTTCACGCTGGGGACCGCCGCCGTGTTCGATGCGGGATCCTTTTATGTTCACGCGATGGAAGCCGCCCGCCGACTCAAACGGCGAGCGATTCTGATGATTGGCACCGATGAGCGGAATCGCCCCACGCAATTGCCAGATTCGATTCGTGTGGTCGAATATGCACCCTACTCGCAACTCTTTCCACGAGCGGCGGCGGTGATCCACCAAGGCGGCATTGGCACCACCGCTCAGGCGATGCGGGCGGGCGTGCCGATGTTGGTGGTGCCGTTCGCCCACGATCAGCACGACAACGCTGCCCGCATTCGTCGCTTAGGAGTCGGCGGCAAACTGAAGCGAAGCCGCTGGTCACCCCGTGCCGCCGTCGCCGCGTTGCAGCCGCTTCTGCACGATCCCGCCATCGCTCAGCGGGCCAACGAACTGGGCCACCGCATCCACGAAGAATCGGGAGCCGCCATCGCCGCCGATCGCATCGAAGCCGATTGGCAAGAATTCTCACGCGGTTGA
- a CDS encoding DUF1559 domain-containing protein, producing MIQPVSRRGFTLIELLVVIAIIAILIGLLLPAVQKVREAAARMTCQNNLKQIGLAAHNYAGANGDVLPNNFNIQPVTGSNPASNNIMTPIGSWNTVILPYIEQNNVYNQFDLRYDWYDNVNSQNWQAATTLIKTYVCPSSPKGPTRTVQSLHNGQQFAAGATDYCGVPAAYLNNTQNSSLFAGAMNTRFGSFKIRLTDITDGTSNTIFVVEMADKPNAWRAGKLLTDNSATVYTVTGSTIGSGQWAAPNWNHLRTHSFDGLTQFGECSVNCSNGAGVYSFHTAGANVVFCDGSVRFLKQASTPQAMLVAMVSIASGEVFTVE from the coding sequence ATGATTCAGCCGGTTTCGCGGCGTGGTTTTACCTTGATCGAGTTGCTGGTGGTGATTGCAATCATTGCGATCTTGATCGGGTTACTTCTTCCTGCCGTGCAAAAGGTGCGCGAAGCGGCTGCTCGCATGACCTGTCAAAACAATCTCAAGCAAATTGGCCTGGCGGCGCACAATTATGCGGGGGCCAATGGCGATGTGCTGCCCAACAATTTCAACATTCAGCCAGTGACGGGGAGTAACCCCGCGTCGAACAATATCATGACGCCCATTGGCAGTTGGAACACGGTGATTCTCCCGTATATCGAGCAGAACAACGTCTACAATCAATTCGATTTGCGCTACGACTGGTACGACAATGTGAACTCGCAGAATTGGCAAGCGGCAACCACGCTCATCAAAACCTACGTCTGTCCCAGTAGTCCGAAAGGTCCGACCCGCACGGTGCAAAGTCTGCACAATGGCCAACAATTCGCGGCCGGGGCGACGGATTATTGCGGGGTGCCGGCGGCGTATCTCAACAATACGCAGAATTCCAGCCTGTTTGCCGGGGCGATGAACACGCGATTCGGCTCCTTCAAGATCCGACTTACCGACATTACCGATGGCACCTCGAATACGATTTTCGTCGTGGAAATGGCCGACAAACCGAACGCCTGGCGAGCGGGGAAACTCCTCACCGACAATTCCGCGACCGTGTACACCGTCACCGGCAGCACGATTGGTTCCGGTCAATGGGCGGCCCCGAATTGGAATCACCTCCGCACGCATTCCTTCGATGGTTTAACGCAGTTCGGCGAATGTTCGGTCAATTGCAGCAACGGGGCCGGAGTCTATTCCTTCCACACCGCTGGTGCCAACGTGGTCTTTTGCGATGGCTCGGTTCGCTTTCTCAAACAAGCCAGCACCCCGCAAGCGATGCTGGTTGCCATGGTCAGCATCGCCAGCGGCGAAGTCTTTACCGTGGAATGA
- the gatC gene encoding Asp-tRNA(Asn)/Glu-tRNA(Gln) amidotransferase subunit GatC gives MALDLQTVRKVATLARLSLSEADLQKMTEQLSAILTYVDQLGALNTDGVEPMAHPLPIQNVFRDDEPVPSLPVDAALANAPKRVGDFFGVPAVLDQSEAS, from the coding sequence ATGGCACTTGATTTGCAGACCGTCCGGAAGGTCGCTACGCTTGCGCGCCTGTCGCTAAGCGAAGCCGACCTCCAGAAGATGACCGAACAGTTGAGCGCGATTCTCACCTATGTGGATCAGCTCGGTGCGCTCAACACCGATGGTGTCGAGCCGATGGCGCACCCGTTGCCGATCCAGAATGTCTTCCGCGATGATGAGCCAGTGCCATCGTTGCCGGTCGACGCCGCGCTGGCGAATGCGCCCAAGCGGGTGGGTGACTTCTTCGGCGTTCCGGCGGTTCTCGATCAGTCCGAGGCATCCTAA
- the lptE gene encoding LPS assembly lipoprotein LptE — translation MTRPQPNRRQFFGWMTISLGSLSLTGCLEGGHLSVLGYTTQPNYDLSFRTVYVPIFKNTVFQTGPYRGMEFTLTRAVIREIEAKTPYKIVSNPQAADTELLGTVVGLTKNTLNTNQENEVREGELLLMVDLVWRDLRTGKVLSNSAARNVVDTTQIPRFDPTQPQPISGPDTARPVRLTASGRVLPEAGESSTTGLQMAIDRMALQIIHLMEKPWNLKKEVPTEAVPPPPQ, via the coding sequence ATGACGCGACCGCAACCCAATCGACGCCAGTTTTTCGGATGGATGACCATCTCGCTCGGCAGTCTGTCGCTGACAGGCTGCCTGGAGGGGGGGCACCTCTCTGTGCTGGGGTACACCACGCAGCCCAATTACGATCTGTCGTTCCGCACGGTTTATGTGCCCATTTTCAAGAACACCGTGTTCCAAACGGGGCCGTATCGCGGCATGGAATTCACACTGACCCGAGCGGTCATTCGCGAAATCGAAGCGAAAACGCCGTATAAGATCGTCAGCAATCCGCAAGCCGCTGATACCGAGTTACTCGGCACCGTCGTCGGGCTGACCAAAAACACGCTCAATACCAACCAGGAAAACGAAGTCCGCGAAGGCGAACTGCTGTTGATGGTCGATCTGGTCTGGCGCGATCTTCGCACCGGCAAAGTGCTGTCGAATTCCGCCGCTCGCAACGTGGTGGATACCACGCAGATTCCGCGATTCGACCCCACCCAGCCGCAGCCAATCTCCGGCCCCGACACCGCTCGCCCGGTGCGTCTCACGGCCTCCGGTCGCGTGCTTCCCGAAGCCGGCGAATCCAGCACCACCGGCCTGCAAATGGCCATCGATCGCATGGCCCTGCAAATCATCCACCTGATGGAAAAGCCCTGGAATCTGAAAAAAGAAGTGCCCACCGAAGCGGTCCCACCCCCGCCTCAGTGA
- the rpmB gene encoding 50S ribosomal protein L28, giving the protein MGMQCFVCGKKPVHGNQKTYRGKAKYLGGVGKKITGTSPRVFYPNLQRIQVVVDGEVVRKRVCVQCIRSGKVQRPLKRKPFQVGAAS; this is encoded by the coding sequence ATGGGCATGCAGTGCTTCGTGTGTGGCAAGAAGCCGGTTCACGGCAACCAAAAGACCTACCGTGGTAAGGCCAAGTACCTCGGCGGGGTCGGTAAGAAGATCACCGGGACCAGCCCGCGCGTGTTCTACCCGAACCTGCAACGCATCCAAGTCGTCGTGGATGGTGAAGTCGTTCGCAAGCGCGTTTGCGTGCAGTGCATCCGCAGCGGCAAGGTGCAACGTCCGCTGAAGCGCAAGCCGTTCCAAGTCGGTGCCGCTAGCTAA
- a CDS encoding tetratricopeptide repeat protein, with the protein MDIARRLLLGQRWLVRASLGLGVFAATGCAGTAPWKSGTTTMEVSAEAPAQPTQDTMILRAGHVEEAAAQESHSELAEAEDYFRQEKYRDAERMFHRIADNEKNPPLLAEKARYYEAECLRLQGHYPKAVNTYSRQLQDFNTGVYREQACARMFDIANYWLDDVREEMERQVAKDEGRDPGWKLPTIVNIDKTKPMFDIEGHAIKALELVHLHDITGPYADKALWLCGYVQFFRNNFAEADHYLSQLCDYHKDSKLRPQALELAIMAKNNSTGGALYDARKSSEALRLVHNARATCPELVRERGDFLDRQLLAINYQQAEKDYQIAEFYLRTKHPGSAYFYFDLVKRRYPGTKFAEAATEQLASLEELKQAAPTAPTPAPLNFLQQAQQEVQLLAGRELIIPKLQADAPTTKVPESTAQPGLQGTLTGGSSANPQGQDPNR; encoded by the coding sequence ATGGACATTGCTCGCCGGCTATTGCTCGGGCAGCGTTGGCTTGTGAGAGCATCGCTGGGGCTTGGTGTGTTCGCTGCGACCGGGTGTGCGGGTACCGCCCCTTGGAAGTCGGGCACCACCACGATGGAAGTCTCCGCAGAGGCTCCGGCGCAACCCACCCAAGATACGATGATCCTACGAGCCGGGCACGTCGAAGAAGCCGCTGCTCAGGAATCGCACTCGGAACTCGCCGAGGCAGAAGATTATTTCCGACAAGAGAAATATCGCGATGCCGAGCGTATGTTCCATCGCATCGCAGACAATGAAAAGAATCCACCGCTCTTGGCTGAGAAGGCACGCTATTACGAAGCCGAATGTCTTCGCTTGCAAGGGCATTATCCCAAAGCGGTGAATACCTATTCTCGCCAATTGCAAGACTTCAATACCGGAGTCTACCGCGAGCAAGCCTGTGCGCGGATGTTCGACATCGCCAATTATTGGCTCGATGACGTCCGCGAAGAAATGGAACGCCAGGTTGCCAAAGATGAAGGGCGTGATCCGGGTTGGAAGCTGCCCACGATCGTGAATATCGACAAAACCAAGCCGATGTTCGACATCGAAGGCCACGCCATCAAAGCGCTGGAATTGGTTCACCTGCACGACATTACCGGCCCGTATGCCGACAAAGCCTTGTGGCTCTGCGGATATGTGCAGTTCTTCCGCAACAACTTCGCGGAAGCCGATCACTATCTGTCCCAATTGTGCGACTACCACAAAGATAGCAAACTGCGTCCGCAGGCGTTGGAACTGGCAATCATGGCCAAGAACAACAGCACCGGCGGCGCGCTCTACGATGCTCGCAAGAGTTCAGAAGCGTTGCGACTGGTCCACAATGCCCGCGCCACCTGCCCGGAATTGGTCCGGGAACGCGGCGATTTCCTGGATCGGCAATTGCTCGCAATCAACTATCAGCAGGCCGAGAAAGATTATCAGATTGCCGAGTTTTACCTGCGCACCAAACACCCCGGATCGGCGTATTTTTACTTCGATCTGGTCAAGCGACGCTACCCCGGCACCAAGTTCGCCGAGGCCGCCACGGAACAACTCGCCAGCCTGGAAGAACTCAAACAGGCCGCCCCGACCGCGCCAACACCCGCCCCGTTGAACTTCTTGCAACAGGCCCAACAAGAGGTGCAGTTGCTAGCGGGCCGCGAATTGATCATCCCCAAACTTCAGGCGGATGCCCCGACGACCAAGGTGCCCGAATCGACCGCCCAACCGGGCTTGCAAGGAACGCTCACGGGTGGTAGTTCCGCCAATCCGCAGGGCCAAGATCCGAATCGCTAA
- the selD gene encoding selenide, water dikinase SelD, with protein MDEAKPIRLTQFAKRAGCAAKQPPGYLLPLLGMLPPITDPNVLIGNATSDDAAVYRISNDLAIVLTTDFFTPIVDDPYDFGAIAATNAISDVYAMGGTPMTALNLVGFPDDQLPVTVLADILRGAADQAAAAGIAIVGGHTIKAAEPTFGLAVIGTIHPNKILSNTGAKPGDLLILTKPIGLGIITTAAKNNEDSLGAISEAIVQMKTLNRSAAEVLTRFEIRALTDITGFGLLGHLRNITAGSHVTAHISRKLVPTIEAAWQYVQAGIAPGGTHANWRFLQDWVTYAPELSKADQLLLCDAQTSGGLLAAVPRESASQIVAELRAAGLAYAAEIGWIDSGESGRIIIHSD; from the coding sequence ATGGACGAAGCGAAACCCATTCGATTAACCCAATTTGCCAAGCGCGCGGGCTGCGCTGCGAAGCAACCGCCCGGCTATCTGCTGCCGCTTCTGGGCATGCTCCCGCCGATTACCGATCCGAACGTCCTGATTGGGAACGCCACTTCGGACGATGCGGCGGTCTATCGCATCTCGAATGACCTCGCGATCGTTCTGACGACTGACTTTTTCACACCGATTGTCGATGATCCGTACGATTTTGGCGCAATCGCCGCAACCAATGCCATCAGCGATGTTTACGCGATGGGCGGCACACCGATGACCGCACTCAATTTAGTCGGATTCCCGGACGATCAATTGCCGGTCACCGTCCTTGCCGACATCCTCCGCGGCGCGGCGGACCAAGCGGCGGCGGCGGGAATCGCTATCGTCGGCGGGCACACCATCAAAGCGGCGGAACCCACCTTCGGTCTGGCCGTCATTGGAACCATCCACCCGAACAAAATTCTCAGCAACACCGGTGCCAAACCGGGAGATCTGCTGATTTTGACCAAACCGATCGGCTTAGGAATCATTACCACCGCTGCAAAAAATAATGAAGATTCCTTGGGGGCCATTTCCGAAGCGATTGTGCAGATGAAGACGCTCAACCGCTCCGCTGCGGAAGTGTTGACGCGATTCGAGATCCGTGCCCTCACCGATATCACCGGGTTTGGCCTGCTCGGTCATTTGCGAAATATCACCGCAGGAAGTCATGTCACTGCCCATATTTCGCGCAAACTTGTGCCTACGATCGAAGCAGCCTGGCAGTATGTGCAAGCCGGAATTGCGCCGGGTGGGACCCATGCCAACTGGCGATTCCTGCAAGATTGGGTCACGTATGCTCCGGAATTGAGCAAAGCCGATCAGTTGCTGTTGTGCGATGCCCAGACATCGGGCGGATTGTTAGCCGCCGTGCCACGCGAATCGGCGTCGCAGATCGTCGCCGAATTGCGGGCGGCGGGGTTGGCGTATGCCGCCGAGATCGGATGGATCGATTCTGGCGAGTCGGGTAGGATCATCATCCATTCCGATTGA
- a CDS encoding glycosyltransferase family 87 protein, with product MEWMNRLPLATLRTLTWLGILLIVLVKNTGWPQKNSVYPLYAQASRELWAGVPPTSPTAIQHLPWFADLLAPFAWLPDRIGATLWFATILLVFVTGIQRFARHALPPQLPHCQRLWFECLIPWIGLGSLLNNQTNTLIAGLFLWATVGMIERRWWLTSIAIALTSFKLYPVGLGLVFAARQPRELIPRMLICGLALVALPWLIHADEWVAQRHLGMWEYLRSGVHYQLYAYTSLREFGLRWFGGWPPLGYSTLQIGSFVAILVVARWCRLGIDSPKPVIDLLTLTTIWMITLGPSVEPHTFLIASVPIAWLSLRVMRERPGLTIPMVGMLSIIGILQNEVLGRTIHHAILESKIAAVVNLLFGILAIVAMMRDGQSNREQSQPRENSCQSASMRSAAMAAPDSSWMRWPSSLAR from the coding sequence ATGGAATGGATGAATCGCTTGCCGCTGGCCACGCTGCGCACGCTGACGTGGCTGGGCATTCTGCTCATCGTGTTGGTCAAAAATACGGGGTGGCCGCAGAAAAACTCGGTCTATCCACTATACGCTCAAGCCAGCCGCGAACTGTGGGCAGGAGTTCCGCCCACCTCGCCGACCGCGATTCAACATTTGCCATGGTTCGCCGACCTGCTCGCCCCATTCGCGTGGCTGCCAGACCGCATCGGCGCGACGTTGTGGTTCGCCACCATTCTGCTGGTGTTCGTCACGGGCATTCAGCGATTCGCTCGCCATGCGTTGCCGCCACAACTGCCACACTGTCAACGACTTTGGTTCGAATGCCTGATTCCGTGGATCGGCTTGGGGAGTCTGCTGAACAATCAAACCAATACGCTAATCGCTGGTCTGTTTCTGTGGGCGACCGTGGGGATGATCGAACGTCGCTGGTGGCTCACGAGTATCGCCATCGCATTGACGAGCTTCAAACTGTACCCCGTCGGCCTCGGGTTGGTCTTCGCGGCACGCCAACCACGCGAGTTGATCCCTCGCATGCTCATCTGCGGATTAGCGCTGGTGGCCTTGCCTTGGCTCATTCACGCCGATGAATGGGTCGCTCAACGACATCTTGGAATGTGGGAGTATCTGCGGAGCGGCGTCCACTATCAATTGTATGCCTATACCAGTCTGCGTGAGTTCGGCTTGCGATGGTTCGGCGGGTGGCCCCCACTGGGGTATTCCACGCTCCAAATCGGCAGTTTCGTGGCCATCCTCGTGGTGGCGCGTTGGTGTCGTCTTGGGATCGACTCGCCGAAACCGGTGATTGACTTGCTCACATTGACGACGATCTGGATGATTACCCTGGGGCCATCGGTCGAACCGCATACGTTTCTGATCGCCAGCGTGCCGATTGCGTGGCTGAGCTTGCGGGTGATGCGCGAGCGGCCTGGCCTCACCATTCCGATGGTCGGAATGCTCAGCATCATCGGCATCTTGCAGAACGAAGTGCTAGGACGCACGATCCATCATGCGATTCTCGAATCCAAAATCGCCGCAGTCGTCAACCTGCTGTTTGGCATCTTGGCGATTGTGGCGATGATGCGCGATGGTCAATCGAATCGAGAACAGTCTCAACCGCGTGAGAATTCTTGCCAATCGGCTTCGATGCGATCGGCGGCGATGGCGGCTCCCGATTCTTCGTGGATGCGGTGGCCCAGTTCGTTGGCCCGCTGA